Proteins from a genomic interval of Desulfonatronum sp. SC1:
- a CDS encoding cation diffusion facilitator family transporter: MSLLQTPARYALVSVAASLVTMGLKFGAFWMTGSVSIFSDAAESVINLVAGLIAFIALLIAARPADKHHTYGHDKVEYFASGVEGTLILVAAATIFITSVQRLFAPVPLDSLGWGMAVLVLAAAINLGAARVLMHGACKHDSITLEADAKHLMTDVWTSLAVVVGIGVIIVAPEEWLFLDPLIAMAVAVNILRAGVDLLRRSWNGLMDHTLPAEEIQIITEALQAQAPDAPFHGLRSRKSGSRRFIDVHLLLPGRCSVQEAHELCDRIENLVESRLNNTSLTIHVEPVEDDASWDGHCIGGVANDGSDQQTQLPDSLQPSDDKQGG, translated from the coding sequence ATGTCCCTGTTGCAAACCCCCGCCCGCTACGCCCTGGTGTCCGTGGCCGCTTCCCTGGTGACCATGGGCCTGAAGTTTGGGGCCTTCTGGATGACCGGCTCGGTGAGCATCTTTTCAGATGCCGCGGAGTCCGTGATCAACCTCGTGGCCGGGCTGATCGCCTTTATCGCGCTGCTCATCGCGGCCCGTCCGGCGGACAAACACCACACCTACGGCCACGACAAGGTGGAGTACTTCGCCAGCGGGGTGGAGGGAACCCTGATCCTCGTGGCCGCGGCGACCATCTTCATCACCTCGGTGCAGCGCCTGTTCGCCCCCGTCCCCTTGGACAGCCTGGGCTGGGGCATGGCGGTCCTGGTTCTGGCCGCGGCCATCAACCTGGGCGCGGCCAGGGTTCTGATGCACGGCGCGTGCAAGCACGACAGCATCACCCTGGAGGCGGACGCCAAACATCTGATGACCGACGTCTGGACCTCCCTGGCCGTGGTTGTCGGCATCGGGGTGATTATCGTCGCCCCGGAGGAATGGCTTTTTCTCGACCCCCTGATCGCCATGGCCGTGGCCGTGAACATTTTGCGCGCCGGCGTGGACCTGCTGCGCCGCTCCTGGAACGGGTTGATGGATCACACCTTGCCGGCCGAGGAAATCCAAATCATCACCGAGGCCCTGCAAGCCCAGGCCCCGGATGCTCCCTTCCACGGCCTGCGCTCCCGCAAGTCCGGCTCCCGGCGGTTCATCGACGTGCATCTGCTGCTGCCCGGAAGGTGCAGCGTCCAGGAAGCGCATGAACTTTGCGACAGGATCGAAAACCTGGTCGAATCGCGGTTGAACAACACCAGTCTGACCATCCACGTGGAGCCCGTGGAGGACGACGCCTCCTGGGACGGACACTGCATCGGCGGGGTGGCCAACGACGGCTCGGACCAGCAAACGCAACTTCCCGACAGCCTTCAGCCGTCAGACGATAAACAAGGAGGATGA
- a CDS encoding SDR family NAD(P)-dependent oxidoreductase, which translates to MHELHGKTLLLTGASMGIGRALAVALTGEGVNLVINARSADLLRETWELCVGRGGASKAVAEIVVGDASKAETVATMTKAAQKIGNFQGFIHAAGILHPGPYVWELSDKDFLAVFQANVMAAHQLIRGCLPLLLEQGSGLAVFFGSGAAEKTQPGIAAYCAAKAAEEHLARQLAAEAPEITSLVYRPGIVETRMQVQARESEGGAAQKLQAVFRPWKEQGQLMTPEQSAAGLVRLLAANPRRLHGKTWDVRDL; encoded by the coding sequence ATGCACGAACTACACGGAAAAACCTTGCTGCTCACCGGCGCGTCCATGGGCATCGGGCGGGCCTTGGCCGTGGCTCTGACCGGGGAAGGGGTGAATCTGGTGATCAACGCCCGGAGCGCGGACCTTCTGCGGGAGACGTGGGAGCTGTGCGTCGGACGGGGCGGGGCGTCCAAGGCCGTGGCCGAGATCGTAGTCGGCGACGCTTCCAAGGCCGAGACCGTAGCCACCATGACGAAAGCCGCGCAAAAGATTGGGAATTTCCAGGGCTTCATCCATGCCGCCGGAATTCTGCATCCAGGGCCGTATGTCTGGGAGCTGTCGGATAAGGACTTTTTGGCCGTGTTCCAGGCCAACGTCATGGCCGCCCATCAGTTGATTCGTGGCTGTCTGCCCCTACTACTGGAGCAGGGGAGCGGGCTGGCGGTTTTCTTCGGTTCCGGGGCCGCGGAAAAGACCCAGCCGGGCATCGCGGCCTACTGCGCGGCCAAGGCCGCGGAAGAACATCTGGCCCGCCAGTTGGCCGCCGAGGCCCCGGAAATCACCTCGTTGGTTTACCGGCCGGGGATCGTGGAAACCCGGATGCAGGTCCAGGCCAGGGAATCAGAGGGCGGCGCGGCCCAAAAGCTCCAGGCCGTATTCCGACCGTGGAAGGAACAAGGACAGTTGATGACCCCGGAACAGTCCGCCGCCGGGTTGGTCAGATTGCTTGCCGCGAATCCGCGCCGTCTGCACGGCAAGACCTGGGACGTGCGGGATCTTTAG
- a CDS encoding M23 family metallopeptidase: MRRYASERLGVGLALALGMLLFVPSGVSAHAEEWDVSQVHIQVPDRVGVGMPFFVRLSGSEGFQSASLRWMDKDVGYLAATPAGQGREAVVLLGVDLETPPGTHRLTGTVFTVQGPRAFSQDVLVHAREFPEQRLRVSREMVSPDAELLPRIERERRAARAALERISPVQHWEEPFTRPVQGSVSSAFGLRRFLNDQPRTPHRGVDLRGAEGTTVRAFSNGEVILAGDHYFAGRSIYIDHGLGVVTQYIHLSEILVQEGDMVVAGQAIGEVGATGRVTGPHLHFGLSVLGMWVDPLPLLD, translated from the coding sequence ATGCGACGGTACGCAAGCGAGCGGTTGGGCGTGGGCTTGGCGTTGGCCCTTGGAATGCTGTTGTTCGTCCCGTCCGGAGTCTCGGCCCATGCGGAAGAATGGGACGTTTCCCAAGTCCACATCCAGGTCCCGGACCGGGTGGGCGTGGGCATGCCGTTTTTCGTCCGGCTTTCCGGGTCGGAGGGCTTTCAGAGTGCAAGTCTGCGCTGGATGGACAAGGATGTTGGCTACTTAGCAGCCACTCCGGCCGGCCAGGGCCGGGAAGCGGTGGTCTTGCTGGGCGTCGACCTGGAAACTCCGCCGGGAACGCACCGGCTCACCGGGACCGTCTTCACGGTCCAGGGGCCACGCGCGTTCTCCCAGGACGTCCTTGTTCACGCCCGGGAGTTTCCCGAACAGCGGCTGCGGGTGTCCCGGGAGATGGTCTCACCGGACGCCGAGCTTCTGCCCCGGATCGAACGGGAGCGTCGGGCCGCCAGGGCCGCCCTGGAACGGATTTCCCCGGTCCAACACTGGGAAGAGCCTTTCACGCGCCCGGTTCAGGGCTCCGTCTCCAGCGCCTTCGGCCTTCGGCGCTTCCTCAATGATCAGCCCAGGACCCCGCATCGCGGGGTGGATCTGCGCGGCGCGGAGGGCACGACGGTGCGGGCCTTCAGCAACGGAGAGGTGATTCTGGCAGGCGATCACTATTTCGCGGGCCGCTCCATCTACATCGACCACGGCCTGGGCGTGGTCACCCAGTACATCCACCTGTCCGAAATCCTGGTTCAGGAAGGGGACATGGTCGTCGCCGGACAGGCCATCGGCGAGGTGGGTGCCACGGGACGGGTCACCGGGCCGCACCTGCACTTCGGGCTGAGCGTCCTGGGCATGTGGGTGGACCCCCTGCCGCTGCTGGACTGA
- the xseA gene encoding exodeoxyribonuclease VII large subunit: protein MPHIFSVRELTLAVKATLEGEFPLVWVRGQVSNLARPGSGHIYFTLKDNEATLAAVWFKSQQWQPAAVRDVLADGQEVICLGRLTVYAPRGAYQLVVEMVQDQGLGTLFVAFEALKKRLASEGYFDPARKRPLPSHPRRIAVITALGGAALRDFLRLADERGFGASIRVHPVLVQGDQAPGQIIQALQEANIQGWAEVIVVIRGGGSLEDLWAFNNEDLARAVFISEIPVLTGIGHEVDTTIADLTADVRAATPSHAAQLLWPERRELAQTVDELENRLQTAARELLRRKEALLAGQERALSWLSPRVRVLRALERLEGLERDLFRSGQAMLRERRSALAQATSDLTRTMDARFWAARQAVLDQRLHELLAAGREAVRVRDHELAKLETAMSGLNPERPLEKGFCLVQSERTGNYVRDARDVRQGDLLRIVPRSGFIAARVQETRAERGE, encoded by the coding sequence ATGCCCCACATTTTTTCCGTCCGTGAACTGACCCTGGCCGTGAAGGCCACGTTGGAGGGGGAGTTTCCGTTGGTTTGGGTGCGGGGGCAGGTTTCCAATTTGGCCCGGCCGGGGTCCGGGCACATCTATTTCACCCTGAAGGACAACGAGGCCACGCTGGCCGCGGTTTGGTTCAAGTCCCAGCAGTGGCAACCCGCGGCGGTTCGGGATGTCCTGGCCGATGGTCAGGAGGTTATCTGCCTCGGGCGGTTGACCGTGTACGCGCCGCGGGGTGCCTACCAGCTCGTGGTGGAGATGGTTCAGGATCAGGGTTTGGGAACGCTGTTCGTGGCCTTTGAGGCCTTGAAGAAGCGGCTGGCCTCGGAAGGATATTTTGATCCGGCCCGCAAGCGCCCTTTGCCGTCGCATCCCCGGCGGATCGCGGTGATCACGGCCCTTGGCGGAGCGGCCCTGCGGGATTTTCTGCGTCTGGCCGACGAGCGGGGCTTTGGCGCGTCCATCCGCGTCCATCCGGTCCTGGTCCAGGGCGACCAGGCCCCCGGCCAGATCATCCAGGCCTTGCAAGAGGCCAATATCCAGGGGTGGGCCGAGGTGATCGTGGTGATTCGCGGCGGCGGGTCCCTGGAAGATTTGTGGGCCTTCAACAACGAGGATCTGGCCAGGGCGGTCTTCATCTCCGAAATTCCGGTGCTCACGGGCATCGGCCATGAGGTGGACACGACCATCGCCGACCTGACCGCGGACGTGCGCGCCGCCACCCCCAGCCATGCGGCCCAGCTCCTGTGGCCGGAGCGGCGGGAACTGGCCCAGACCGTGGACGAGCTGGAAAATCGGCTGCAAACCGCGGCCCGGGAGCTGCTGCGCCGCAAGGAAGCCCTGCTGGCCGGACAGGAAAGGGCTCTGTCCTGGCTTTCCCCCAGAGTGCGGGTGTTGCGGGCCCTGGAGCGTCTGGAAGGGCTGGAGCGCGATCTGTTTCGCAGCGGCCAAGCCATGCTTCGGGAGCGCCGGTCCGCCCTGGCCCAGGCGACTTCGGACCTGACCAGAACCATGGACGCCCGCTTCTGGGCCGCCAGACAAGCGGTGCTGGATCAGCGCCTGCACGAGCTTCTGGCCGCGGGCCGGGAAGCCGTTCGTGTCCGGGATCACGAGTTGGCCAAGCTGGAAACCGCCATGAGCGGTCTGAATCCGGAGCGACCTTTGGAAAAGGGATTTTGTCTGGTCCAGTCGGAACGAACCGGAAACTACGTGCGGGATGCTCGGGATGTGCGCCAGGGTGATTTGTTGCGGATCGTACCCCGATCCGGGTTCATTGCCGCACGGGTGCAGGAAACGCGGGCGGAACGAGGAGAATGA
- a CDS encoding DUF86 domain-containing protein has protein sequence MSPDKMRSSVVLSRVEWVRRMLSRIRELPLQSRELFFQDPRNAAAAESNLRRALEALFDLGRHITAKAFAQPSLEYKQIAVALGERGVLSMPHRDLLRVLAGYRNRLTHFYCEIDDEELFRICRDHIDDVELLLDALLQWVHANPDRLDQPIPNLEPRNI, from the coding sequence ATGTCGCCGGATAAGATGCGTTCCTCCGTCGTGCTCTCCCGAGTTGAGTGGGTCAGAAGGATGCTCTCCCGGATTCGAGAATTGCCGCTGCAATCCAGAGAGCTTTTTTTCCAGGATCCCCGCAACGCCGCGGCCGCGGAATCCAATTTGCGCCGAGCTCTGGAAGCGCTGTTCGATCTTGGGCGGCACATCACGGCCAAAGCCTTTGCCCAACCCAGCCTGGAATACAAACAGATCGCGGTCGCCTTGGGAGAACGAGGCGTTCTTTCGATGCCTCATCGCGACCTGCTCCGCGTCCTGGCCGGTTACAGAAACAGACTGACGCATTTCTATTGTGAAATCGACGACGAGGAGCTGTTTCGGATTTGCCGGGATCATATAGATGATGTGGAGTTGCTCTTGGACGCTTTGTTGCAGTGGGTTCATGCCAACCCCGACAGGCTGGACCAGCCGATCCCAAACTTGGAGCCGCGAAACATCTAA
- a CDS encoding nucleotidyltransferase domain-containing protein — protein sequence MLAEGLAALAERYDVNAVYFFGSRAKEMASRLRGGQALVEHPRSDVDVGVTFRGGAHPDLRGMIRLGMSLEDLLDVDRVDVVDVWRCDPFLAVEIVQGERAYCRDEDQEAETELYVLARAGDLLPFQRERIQRILHPEAGHVAG from the coding sequence ATGCTTGCTGAAGGCTTGGCCGCATTGGCCGAGCGTTACGATGTGAACGCGGTCTACTTTTTCGGCAGTCGCGCCAAGGAAATGGCCTCCAGGTTGCGAGGCGGTCAAGCCCTGGTCGAGCATCCGAGGTCCGACGTGGATGTGGGCGTGACCTTTCGAGGCGGCGCGCATCCGGATTTGCGCGGCATGATCCGCTTGGGCATGTCCTTGGAGGATCTCCTGGACGTGGATCGGGTCGACGTGGTGGACGTTTGGCGTTGTGATCCGTTCTTGGCCGTGGAGATCGTCCAGGGCGAGCGGGCATACTGCCGAGACGAGGATCAGGAGGCGGAAACGGAACTCTACGTTCTGGCTCGGGCCGGTGATCTGCTGCCGTTTCAACGGGAACGCATTCAACGGATACTCCATCCGGAGGCTGGCCATGTCGCCGGATAA
- a CDS encoding proline--tRNA ligase produces MRWSQYYLPTLKEHPAEAEVVSHRLLMRAGMIRKLTSGIYTYLPLGLRCLDKVARIVREEMNRSGALEVFMPMVQPADLWKESGRWVVYGKELLRLQDRHGRDYCLGPTHEEVITDLIRGEIRSYRQLPVNLYQIQTKYRDEIRPRFGLMRGREFIMKDAYSFDRDDAGADKSYRTMYEAYMRIFTRFGMTFRAVEADSGAIGGSFSHEFMVLANTGEDTIAVCTACEFAANLEKAEAVVQGEGDDGECPPAELVSTPGKHTVEEVTAFLGVGPEAILKTLLYEADGRPVAALVRGDRELNEIKLKNVLNANELNLATPEQVQVWTGAPVGFAGPVDLHVDAIWADREVGLRRDWIVGANKADAHLRHVDLTRDAAIAGYVDLRQVTAQDPCPRCGAALELPKGIEVGHVFKLGTKYSEAMGARYLDENGKEQLIIMGCYGIGVSRIMAACLEQNHDDNGALFPPPIAPFQIELILLGGKNPELVQQAVDLHDRLESLGFEVFLDDRDERPGVKFKDADLIGIPGHLILGEKGAARGVLEAKNRKTGERTELALDDLENQVRSWWRGILKDWGLDLE; encoded by the coding sequence ATGCGCTGGAGCCAGTACTACCTGCCGACCCTGAAGGAACATCCGGCCGAGGCCGAGGTGGTCAGTCATCGTTTATTGATGCGCGCGGGCATGATCCGCAAGCTGACCTCCGGGATTTACACCTACTTGCCCCTGGGGCTGCGCTGTCTGGACAAGGTGGCCCGGATCGTGCGCGAGGAAATGAACCGGTCCGGGGCCTTGGAGGTGTTCATGCCCATGGTCCAGCCGGCGGACCTCTGGAAGGAGTCGGGACGCTGGGTGGTCTACGGCAAGGAATTGCTGCGCTTACAGGATCGGCATGGGCGGGACTACTGCCTGGGGCCGACCCATGAGGAGGTGATCACGGACCTGATTCGCGGGGAGATTCGCTCCTACCGGCAGTTGCCCGTGAATCTGTACCAGATCCAGACCAAGTACCGGGACGAGATCCGGCCCCGGTTCGGGCTGATGCGCGGGCGGGAGTTCATCATGAAGGACGCCTACTCCTTTGACCGGGACGACGCGGGCGCGGACAAGAGCTACCGGACCATGTACGAGGCCTACATGCGCATCTTTACCCGCTTCGGAATGACTTTCCGGGCCGTGGAGGCGGACTCCGGGGCCATCGGCGGCAGCTTTTCCCACGAATTCATGGTTCTGGCCAACACCGGCGAGGACACCATCGCCGTGTGCACGGCCTGCGAGTTCGCCGCGAACCTGGAAAAGGCCGAGGCCGTGGTCCAAGGCGAAGGCGATGACGGGGAATGCCCGCCCGCGGAGCTGGTTTCCACGCCGGGCAAGCACACCGTGGAAGAGGTCACGGCGTTTCTGGGAGTCGGGCCGGAGGCCATTCTGAAGACCCTGCTTTACGAGGCCGACGGCCGCCCCGTGGCCGCCCTGGTGCGCGGGGACCGGGAGCTGAATGAAATCAAGTTGAAGAACGTTTTGAACGCCAATGAACTGAACCTGGCCACCCCGGAACAGGTCCAGGTCTGGACCGGTGCGCCGGTGGGCTTTGCCGGGCCGGTGGATCTGCATGTGGACGCCATCTGGGCGGACCGGGAAGTGGGGTTGCGTCGGGACTGGATCGTCGGGGCCAACAAGGCCGACGCCCATTTGCGGCATGTGGACCTGACCCGGGACGCCGCCATTGCCGGGTACGTTGATCTGCGCCAAGTCACGGCCCAGGACCCCTGTCCGCGCTGCGGAGCGGCCCTGGAACTGCCCAAGGGCATCGAAGTGGGCCACGTGTTCAAGCTGGGCACCAAGTACAGCGAGGCCATGGGGGCGCGGTACCTGGACGAGAACGGCAAGGAGCAACTGATCATCATGGGGTGCTACGGCATCGGCGTCAGCCGGATCATGGCCGCCTGCCTGGAGCAGAACCACGACGACAACGGTGCCCTGTTCCCGCCGCCCATCGCGCCCTTCCAGATCGAGCTGATCCTCCTGGGTGGCAAGAATCCGGAACTGGTGCAACAGGCCGTGGACCTGCACGACCGCCTGGAATCCCTGGGCTTCGAGGTGTTCCTGGACGACCGGGATGAACGGCCCGGAGTTAAATTCAAGGACGCCGACCTGATCGGCATCCCCGGCCATCTCATCCTGGGCGAAAAAGGCGCGGCCCGAGGCGTCCTGGAAGCCAAGAACCGCAAGACCGGAGAACGCACGGAACTGGCTCTGGACGACCTGGAAAATCAGGTCCGGTCGTGGTGGCGGGGGATTCTTAAGGATTGGGGGTTGGATCTCGAATGA
- the ispG gene encoding flavodoxin-dependent (E)-4-hydroxy-3-methylbut-2-enyl-diphosphate synthase: MTTSPSDLTPRRRSTRTITLGGVTLGGAHPVRVQSMTNTDTRDAEATLAQVARLAEAGCEFVRLAVPDEAAAAVLPRIQAVAPVPLIADIHFDYRLALRALEAGLQGLRINPGNIGSKANVDRVVDAAKAHGACIRIGVNGGSLEKELLRQYGGATPEAMVASALGHAALLEQRGFDNFKISLKSSSVHRTVAAYRLLAEKLDCPLHIGITEAGTLLRGAVKSGVGLGILLWEGLGDTLRVSLTADPVLEVRAAWEILRSLGLRQRGPEIISCPTCGRTEIDLQDLAEEVERRLDGVTEVFTVAVMGCVVNGPGEAREADIGLAGGRDCGLIFRRGEILRKVRGRDELLPEFLRELDAFLAERSTNQTLNPEP, from the coding sequence ATGACCACCTCGCCCTCTGATCTCACTCCCCGCCGCCGCTCCACGCGGACCATCACCCTGGGCGGCGTAACCCTGGGCGGCGCGCATCCGGTCCGGGTCCAGAGCATGACCAACACGGACACCCGGGACGCGGAAGCGACCTTGGCCCAGGTCGCCCGGCTGGCCGAGGCCGGGTGCGAGTTCGTGCGCCTGGCCGTGCCGGACGAGGCGGCCGCGGCGGTTTTGCCGCGAATTCAGGCTGTTGCCCCGGTGCCGCTGATCGCGGACATCCACTTCGACTATCGCTTGGCCCTGAGGGCCTTGGAAGCCGGGCTGCAAGGGCTGCGCATCAACCCCGGGAACATCGGTTCCAAGGCCAACGTGGACCGGGTGGTGGACGCGGCCAAGGCTCACGGAGCGTGCATCCGCATCGGCGTGAACGGCGGCTCCCTGGAGAAGGAGCTGCTGCGACAATACGGCGGGGCCACGCCCGAGGCCATGGTCGCCAGCGCCCTGGGTCACGCGGCCCTGCTGGAGCAGCGCGGCTTCGACAATTTTAAGATCTCCCTGAAATCATCCTCAGTCCACCGGACCGTGGCCGCTTATCGCCTTCTGGCCGAGAAGCTGGACTGCCCGCTGCACATCGGGATCACCGAGGCCGGAACCCTGCTCCGGGGCGCGGTGAAATCCGGCGTGGGTTTGGGCATCCTGCTCTGGGAAGGACTGGGGGACACCCTGCGGGTCTCCCTGACCGCGGACCCGGTCCTGGAGGTCCGCGCGGCCTGGGAAATCCTGCGCAGCCTGGGCCTGCGCCAGCGCGGCCCGGAAATCATCTCCTGCCCCACCTGCGGCCGGACCGAAATCGACCTCCAGGATCTGGCCGAAGAGGTGGAGCGCCGCCTGGACGGCGTGACCGAGGTCTTCACCGTGGCCGTGATGGGCTGCGTGGTCAACGGACCCGGCGAGGCCAGGGAAGCGGACATCGGCTTGGCCGGGGGCCGGGACTGCGGCCTGATCTTCCGCCGCGGCGAAATCCTGCGCAAAGTCCGGGGCAGGGACGAACTGCTGCCGGAATTTCTGCGCGAGCTGGATGCGTTTTTGGCGGAGCGATCAACGAATCAAACCCTGAATCCTGAACCTTGA
- a CDS encoding dicarboxylate/amino acid:cation symporter: MRLATKILIGLIAGVVVGLFMQGLQDIAVSYIKPFGDLFIRLIMMIIVPLVFSSLVVGAASTGDVKKLSRMGSKTIAFYLATTAFAVSMGVLLANIFKPGKGLSLPVDAVYTGREAPPLIDVLVNIIPRNPFQAVTEGSMLQIIVFALFIGVAISLVGKKADSVKNFFDGFAEIMYRITGMVMQLAPYGVFALIVPVVAMNGPSVLFPLGKVIGIMYMGAILHALIVYSFIIKGFTNLTLPEFYKGILPAQLIAFSTCSSGATLPATMKCTQENLGVSRETASFVLPLGATINMDGSALYQGIAALFVAQVYALDLSLGQQLVIVLTGTLASIGAAGVPGAGLIILTTVLASVGLPMEGIALIAGIDRILDMARTTLNITGDAVASVFIDTTEAKYSAKSS, from the coding sequence GTGCGTCTAGCAACAAAGATTTTGATCGGGCTGATCGCTGGTGTTGTTGTCGGGCTGTTCATGCAAGGGCTGCAAGATATTGCCGTCAGCTACATCAAGCCCTTTGGAGATTTGTTCATCCGGTTGATCATGATGATTATTGTGCCCCTGGTTTTTTCCTCGTTGGTCGTGGGTGCCGCGAGCACTGGAGATGTCAAGAAATTGAGCAGAATGGGGAGTAAAACCATTGCTTTCTATCTAGCCACTACTGCATTTGCCGTGTCAATGGGTGTTCTTTTGGCGAACATTTTTAAACCTGGAAAGGGCTTGTCTCTGCCTGTGGACGCTGTTTACACCGGCCGTGAGGCTCCGCCTCTTATTGACGTTTTGGTAAATATCATTCCCAGGAATCCTTTTCAGGCTGTAACTGAAGGATCCATGCTGCAGATTATCGTCTTTGCATTGTTTATCGGTGTGGCCATCTCTTTGGTTGGGAAAAAGGCCGATTCAGTCAAAAATTTCTTTGATGGTTTTGCAGAGATTATGTATAGAATTACTGGAATGGTGATGCAGTTGGCTCCATATGGCGTATTTGCATTGATTGTTCCTGTTGTCGCAATGAACGGGCCTTCCGTTCTCTTCCCTTTGGGAAAAGTAATTGGAATTATGTACATGGGAGCTATTCTGCATGCATTAATAGTTTATTCATTTATCATTAAAGGGTTTACAAATTTAACGCTTCCAGAATTTTATAAAGGAATATTGCCTGCACAACTTATTGCTTTCTCAACATGTAGCAGCGGTGCGACACTTCCTGCAACAATGAAATGTACGCAGGAAAATCTTGGAGTATCTAGGGAAACTGCAAGTTTTGTTTTGCCATTAGGTGCGACAATAAATATGGATGGTTCTGCTCTTTATCAAGGTATTGCTGCTTTGTTTGTCGCTCAAGTATATGCTTTGGATTTGTCATTAGGGCAGCAGTTGGTAATTGTGCTTACTGGGACATTAGCATCCATCGGAGCAGCCGGAGTTCCAGGAGCGGGATTGATTATCCTTACAACGGTTTTAGCTTCCGTTGGATTGCCAATGGAAGGCATAGCATTGATTGCCGGAATCGACAGAATTCTTGATATGGCCAGAACCACATTGAACATAACCGGCGATGCAGTTGCTTCCGTGTTTATTGATACAACAGAGGCAAAGTACTCAGCAAAATCTAGTTAG
- a CDS encoding aspartate/glutamate racemase family protein has product METLKQEKIVGIIGGMGPEATVDLMARVIKATPAKDDVDHIRMVVDNNPKVPSRIKALLEGKGESPAFCLQEMARKLAAWGVDFLAMPCNTAHFYHRDIQQAVSIPVLDMVALATEAVVVRTPGIQTVGLVASTAVLNLRIYEKTFAARSLKLLAPRPPDQDGLMAAIRKIKTCQYGEDVKSALQAAIDGLVQDGAQALLVACTELSVISGCIRTSFPVVDAAQVLAEAIVLEARQSMREER; this is encoded by the coding sequence ATGGAAACGTTAAAACAGGAAAAAATAGTCGGCATCATTGGCGGCATGGGGCCGGAGGCCACCGTGGATCTCATGGCCAGGGTCATCAAGGCCACGCCAGCCAAGGATGATGTTGATCATATCCGGATGGTGGTGGACAACAATCCCAAGGTTCCCTCCCGCATCAAAGCCTTGCTTGAAGGCAAAGGCGAAAGTCCGGCTTTCTGTCTCCAGGAAATGGCGCGCAAGCTTGCGGCCTGGGGAGTCGATTTCTTGGCCATGCCTTGCAATACGGCCCATTTTTATCACCGCGACATTCAACAAGCTGTTTCCATACCAGTTTTGGACATGGTTGCCCTGGCTACTGAGGCCGTTGTCGTCCGGACTCCCGGAATCCAAACCGTAGGTCTGGTTGCTTCGACCGCGGTTCTTAACTTGCGTATTTATGAAAAGACTTTTGCCGCGCGGAGCTTGAAGCTCCTCGCGCCAAGGCCTCCTGATCAGGATGGGTTGATGGCAGCCATCCGGAAAATTAAGACATGTCAGTATGGAGAAGACGTCAAGTCTGCTCTACAGGCCGCAATTGATGGTCTTGTTCAGGACGGTGCCCAGGCATTGCTGGTGGCCTGTACGGAGCTCTCGGTCATTTCCGGATGCATTCGGACATCGTTTCCCGTGGTGGATGCCGCGCAAGTTCTCGCCGAGGCCATTGTGCTTGAGGCGCGTCAATCAATGAGGGAGGAGAGGTGA